A stretch of Podospora bellae-mahoneyi strain CBS 112042 chromosome 5, whole genome shotgun sequence DNA encodes these proteins:
- a CDS encoding hypothetical protein (COG:E; EggNog:ENOG503NVF0), protein MSTRVPPKGVYVPSPTFFLPRSSSSSSSPESTHGQLPVDIPSQTSHSIFLARSGITGLVLLGSTGEAIHLSRTERASLVSGVRKGLDEAGYPNYPIMAGVLTNGIDETLQWLDDYASAGADWGLVLVPGYFGAATTTQEGIVEYFREVAKRSRIPVLVYNYPGVTNGVVVQPETYTKLAGLENVVGVKMSHGNVSIHLQVGLDPGIDHKGFRVYSGFGQQLGPVVLFGGAGVIDGLAGFYPRTVVRLMGLVEGGELTGERRKEVQRLQYVVSKAEEFIVRYGIFGIKEAVFRVTGLGTLQKGRPPLLGGLAEGEWERGRKLFLEDIESVEQELKGT, encoded by the coding sequence ccgaaaGCACCCACGGCCAACTACCCGTCGacatcccctcccaaacatcccactccatcttcctcgcccgGTCCGGCATCACAGGTCTGGTGCTGCTAGGCTCGACAGGCGAGGCGATCCACCTCTCCCGCACCGAGCGCGCCTCCCTCGTCTCGGGCGTCCGCAAAGGTCTCGACGAAGCCGGGTATCCCAACTACCCCATCATGGCCGGCGTCTTGACCAACGGCATCGACGAGACCCTCCAATGGCTCGACGACTACGCCTCCGCCGGTGCAGATTGGGGTTTGGTGCTCGTGCCGGGGTATTTCGGCGCTGCTACTACCACGCAGGAGGGGATAGTGGAGTATTTCAGGGAGGTTGCGAAGCGGTCGAGGATACCGGTGCTGGTGTACAACTACCCTGGGGTGACGaacggggtggtggtgcagccCGAGACGTACACCAAACTCGCGGGGTTGGAGAATGTGGTTGGGGTCAAGATGAGTCATGGGAACGTGTCAATTCATTTGCAGGTTGGGCTCGACCCCGGGATTGATCATAAGGGGTTTAGGGTGTATAGCGGGTTTGGGCAGCAGTTGGGGCcagtggtgttgtttgggggggcCGGGGTGATTGATGGGTTGGCGGGGTTTTATCCGaggacggtggtgaggttgatggggttggtggaggggggggagctgacgggggagaggaggaaggaggttCAGAGGTTGCAGTATGTGGTTAGTAAGGCGGAGGAGTTTATTGTGAGGTATGGAATTTTTGGGATTAAAGAGGCGGTGTTTAGGGTTACAGGGTTGGGGACGCTGCAGAAGGGGAGACCGCCGCTGCTGGGGGGGCTGgcagagggggagtgggagagggggaggaagttgTTTTTGGAGGATATTGAGAGCGTTGAGCAGGAATTGAAGGGGACGTGA
- a CDS encoding hypothetical protein (EggNog:ENOG503P8FI; COG:Q) translates to MPSKTAILVVDIQNSLATDSGTKIPHAARVCEAGTSILQVARQIRDTRVREHSLPPGFITVFVQHQESPEEGLLVFGTDPWGLVFKPRQGLENGEDFVVAKSVRNAFSNPVLEQILREHGVEELVIFGIQSECCVEATCHGAIDAGFAITLLSGAHSTYPEPEARPEEIEAQVEARVRARGATVVRWEDAVEVWEKKGQVLGPYQ, encoded by the exons ATGCCTTCCAAAACAGCCATTCTAGTCGTTGACATCCAAAACTCCCTGGCGACAGATTCAGGCACCAAAATACCTCATGCGGCCCGGGTCTGTGAGGCGGGAACCAGCATTCTTCAAGTAGCTCGGCAGATTCGAGACACCCGAGTACGGGAACATAGTCTTCCTCCGGGCTTCATCACCGTATTCGTGCAGCACCAGGAGTCGCCAGAAGAGGGGCTGTTGGTCTTTGGAACAGATCCTTGGGGTTTGGTCTTCAAGCCACGACAAGGTTTAGAGAATGGAGAGGACTTTGTTGTCGCAAAATCAGTCC GCAATGCTTTTTCCAACCCGGTGCTTGAGCAGATACTCAGAGAGCACGGCGTGGAAGAGTTGGTCATCTTCGGCATCCAGAGCGAGTGCTGCGTCGAGGCCACCTGCCATGGCGCCATTGATGCTGGCTTTGCCATCACACTGCTTTCAGGGGCACACTCGACGTATCCCGAACCCGAGGCCAGACCAGAAGAGATTGAGGCACAGGTAGAGGCCCGTGTGCGGGCAAGGGGGGCGACAGTGGTCAGGTGGGAGGATGCAGTCGAGGTatgggagaagaagggccaAGTCCTCGGACCATATCAGTAG
- a CDS encoding hypothetical protein (MEROPS:MER0003908; EggNog:ENOG503NUYK; COG:O), giving the protein MKLSTAISLLAGAAPLVSAAAAPKLERKMNYDGYKAYSIATHHNPAAIKAKLTKFAAIPFNLDNDEHLDIAIPAEEVAAFEALGLETQLMHEDLGADIAEEGTFAPYTSVGAQAVPSLTWFNSYHAYADHITFFNDLQASFPNASEIFTIGKSFQGRDIFGIHIWGSGGKGSKPAIYFHGTVHAREWISAKVVEYITYHLLTQYATDAAVRAIRDKFDFYILPVVNPDGFVYTQTNDRLWRKNRQTRSGQSCVGTDQNRNWNYQWSVTGGASTSPCSETYKGLAAGDTPEIRALTAFTTTLKNSRGIRLYIDWHSYGQYILLPYGYDCSARASNHAAQSSLASGMATRIRQSYGTTFTTGPSCSTLYKTTGSAPDYMTAVGGATYAWTIELRPAGSSGGGFVLPATQILPSSIEQWEGIKYVLAQV; this is encoded by the exons ATGAAGCTGTCAACCGCCATCAGCCTTTTGGCTGGTGCCGCCCCTCTGGtctcggccgccgccgctcccAAGCTCGAGCGCAAGATGAACTATGATGGGTACAAGGCCTACAGCATTGCCACCCATCATAACccggccgccatcaaggcaAAGCTCACCAAGTTTGCCGCcatccccttcaacctcgacaacgATGAGCACCTCGACATTGCCATCCCTGCAGAGGAGGTCGCTGCCTTTGAGGCCCTCGGTCTCGAGACCCAGCTCATGCACGAGGATCTCGGTGCTGATATCGCCGAGGAGGGTACCTTTGCCCCCTACACCA GCGTCGGTGCCCAGGCTGTCCCCAGCTTGACCTGGTTCAACTCGTACCACGCATACGCCGACCACATCACCTTTTTCAACGACCTGCAGGCGTCGTTCCCCAACGCTTCCGAGATCTTCACCATCGGCAAGTCGTTCCAGGGCCGTGACATCTTTGGCATCCACATCTGGGGCTCCGGCGGCAAGGGCTCCAAGCCCGCCATCTACTTCCACGGCACCGTCCACGCCCGCGAGTGGATCAGCGCCAAGGTCGTCGAGTACATCACctaccacctcctcacccagtACGCCACCGACGCCGCCGTCCGTGCCATCCGTGACAAGTTTGACTTTTACATCCTCCCCGTTGTCAACCCCGACG GATTCGTCTACACCCAAACCAACGACCGCCTTTGGCGCAAGAACCGCCAAACCCGCTCCGGCCAGTCCTGCGTCGGCACCGACCAGAACCGCAACTGGAACTACCAGTGGTCCGTCACCGGCGGCGCCTCCACCTCGCCCTGCTCCGAGACCTACAAGGGCCTCGCCGCCGGCGACACCCCCGAGATCCGCGCCCTGaccgccttcaccaccaccctcaagaACAGCCGCGGCATCCGCCTCTACATCGACTGGCACTCGTACGGCCAGTACATCCTCCTGCCTTATGGGTACGACTGCTCCGCCCGCGCGTCCAACCACGCCGCCCAGAGCAGTCTCGCCTCTGGCATGGCTACTCGGATCAGACAGAGCTACGGCACTaccttcaccaccggccccaGCTGCTCGACGCTGTACAAGACTACTGGCAGCGCGCCGGATTACATGactgctgttggtggtgctaCTTATGCTTGGACTATCGAGTTGAGGCCTGCGGgcagcagcggtggtggctttGTTTTGCCTGCTACGCAGATTTTGCCTAGCAGTATTGAGCAGTGGGAAGGTATCAAGTATGTGCTTGCTCAGGTTTGA